From Corynebacterium sp. BD556, the proteins below share one genomic window:
- a CDS encoding class I SAM-dependent methyltransferase — MRTLDALIMDTAGFDADTVLVCEDPTGDLTAAAVESGHLVIVLDADYSRCQKAVSLGATIAGDRRLDTYLAGSSGSAVAIGEMPKSLARLNYLSRSIAGAGFSSVRLVLGANNKHLARSMNDVLGESFTDVCASRGRGKYRCLVAAGPRKVAYEPVRGEGLVAFGGVFSGAKPDFGGELLRSVLPSKLGRFLDFGCGNGSVSRGLSGSIVATDSSADAVLSARAIGLEVTWDDAGSRFADGSFDTIALNPPFHEGTTVDTSLASSLLDAAQRLLSPTGTLYMVHNSHLRYRDEVARRFLSVQEVARDRRYTVLRAS, encoded by the coding sequence TTGCGCACACTTGATGCATTGATCATGGATACCGCAGGCTTCGACGCCGACACGGTGCTGGTATGCGAAGACCCGACGGGAGATCTCACTGCCGCGGCCGTCGAGTCTGGACACCTAGTGATAGTTCTCGACGCCGATTATTCCCGCTGCCAGAAAGCGGTGTCGCTGGGTGCCACGATCGCGGGCGATAGACGTCTCGACACCTACCTCGCCGGCTCATCCGGTTCCGCGGTGGCGATCGGGGAAATGCCGAAATCGCTGGCGCGGCTCAACTACCTTTCCCGTTCCATCGCGGGGGCGGGGTTTTCCTCCGTCCGGCTAGTGTTGGGAGCTAACAACAAACACCTGGCACGGTCGATGAACGACGTGCTTGGGGAGTCCTTCACAGATGTTTGCGCGTCACGCGGGCGCGGCAAGTACCGCTGCTTGGTCGCCGCCGGGCCCCGAAAGGTAGCTTATGAACCGGTTCGTGGGGAGGGACTTGTCGCCTTCGGCGGGGTCTTTTCTGGCGCCAAGCCCGATTTCGGTGGTGAGTTGCTGCGCTCGGTGCTGCCTTCAAAGCTTGGTCGCTTCCTCGATTTCGGGTGCGGCAACGGCTCCGTTTCCCGAGGTTTGAGCGGCAGCATCGTGGCCACGGATTCCTCGGCGGATGCGGTGCTTTCCGCCCGGGCTATCGGCCTCGAGGTCACTTGGGATGATGCCGGTTCCCGTTTCGCAGACGGTTCCTTCGACACCATCGCGCTCAACCCGCCCTTTCACGAGGGAACCACCGTTGACACCAGCCTCGCAAGCTCGCTTCTCGACGCCGCCCAACGCCTCCTTTCCCCAACCGGCACCCTCTACATGGTGCACAACTCCCACCTGCGCTACCGAGATGAGGTGGCGCGGCGCTTCCTTTCGGTCCAGGAAGTGGCCAGGGACCGCCGCTACACGGTGCTGCGCGCTAGCTGA